TTTGCAGGTAAAAATATTCACATTATTGAAGGTATGGACATTCTAGGTGGAAGTAATGACGGTTCTGGAACGATGAAGGATGGCTTTTTATGTCGTGGAGGCCGGATGTTAAATGAAGAAACCTATGAAAATTTCTGGGAGTTATTTGCTAGTATTCCTTCTTTAGAAATGCCAAATCAAAGTGTGACAGAAGAAATTTTAAATTTTGATCATTTACATCCAACTCATGCTCAAGCTCGATTAATTGATAAAGACCGGACTATTTTAGATGCGCATTCAATGGGATTTGACAACAATGACCGAGCATTAATGACAAAATTATTAGCAATGCCAGAAGATAAATTAGACAATAAAACAATTGAAGAATGGTTTGGACCACATTTCTTTGAAACCAATTTCTGGTTTATGTGGCAAACTACCTTTGCATTCCAAAAATGGAGTAGCTTGTTTGAATTTCGTCGTTATATGAATCGAATGATGTTAGAATTCAGTCGAATCGATACACTTGAAGGTGTGACACGCACTCGTTTTAATCAATATGAAAGTCTTATATTGCCATTAAAGGATTACTTGGATAAACATCAAGTTGATTTCAGCATGAATAAAACTGTAACAGATATTGATTTTAAAGATGGAGAAGGAATTACTGCCGAAACACTCCACTTTTCTGATGGATCAACAATTGACTTAAATGCTGGCGATGTTGTGATGATGACGAATGCGTGCATGACAGATAGTACGACAGAAGGTGATTTTAATACACCTGCTCCAGTGCCAGAAGAACGTCCAATTTCAGGAGAATTATGGTATAAAATTGCTCAAAAGAAAGCTAATTTAGGCAATCCTGAGCCATTCTTTGCACATGAGTCTGAAACGAATTGGCAAAGTTTTACGGTGACAAATCGTGGGGATGAATTATTGAAACGGATTGAACGCTTTACTGGAAATATTCCAGGTAGTGGTGCTTTGATGACGTTTAAAGATTCTAATTGGTTAATGAGTATTGTTGTTGCAGCGCAACCTCATTTTAAAGCTCAAGATGCGAATACAACTATTTTCTGGGGTTATGGTTTATACCCAGATCGCATTGGGGATTATGTAAAAAAACCAATGAAAGAGTGTACTGGGGAAGAAATTTTATATGAATTAATCTGTCATTTGAAATGGGAAGAAGACTGGGAAGACATTAAAGCAGATGTTGTGAATGTCATTCCATGTTACATGCCTTATATCGATGCACAATTCCAACCTCGTGCAATGAGTGATCGTCCACAAGTTGTACCAGAAGGAAGTACGAATTTTGCGATGATTAGCCAATTTGTAGAGATTCCAAAAGATATGGTCTTTACAGAAGAATATTCTGTTCGTGCTGCACGAATTGCGGTATATACGCTATTTGATATTAACAAAAAAATTATACCGGTGACTCCTCATAATAAAGATCCTAAAGTATTAGCTAAAGCAACTCAAACCATGTTTAGATAGGTGTGGAAAAAGCTGCTCTGATTCGTCTAAACTGGAAGGAAATACAGTCAATCGTGAACTTTCGATTGAGGAGATTTTCTGAAGTTTACGAGAATCAAGCTTTTGTAACCAGATAAAGATAGGTGTGGAAACGATTCGTCTAAATAAAACTGAAAACCCAAGACAGCCTCCATTAGTAGGAGCTGTCTTGGGTTTTAGTTTATTTCAATACGAATTTATTAATTACAGCCGCAACCGCATGTTCCCTAAAAGTTTCAGATGCAATATAATTAGCAGCTTTTTTTACATCAGGAGTTCCATTTTGAACACTAACTCCAAGTTCGGCAGCTTTTATCATCGTCAAATCATTTGTATTGTCTCCGATTGCAATCGTTTGGTTATGAGGAATTCCAAGTCGATCTGCTAAGCGTAATAAGGCAGAACCTTTGTTGACTCCTTGATGATTAAATTCAATATATCGATTTGATGAATAGCTGATATCAAATGCATCTTGAACAATAGGAGTAATATCTGCGTGGATTTGTTCTAAATAATGTTTATCTAGATTTTGATACAAAACTTTAACCAAGGGAATATCACGTAAAAACTCAATTGAGGGTTCGATTAGTTCAATGCAATTGTTGATACGACCATTAAGATACGCTTTTTCTTCTTCGTGAAAATTGTAAATATAGACGTCGTCTTCTGTATAGATATGCATACAAACATCATAATTTAGACCAAAATTAAAAAGTTGCTCGCCTTGTTCAAAAGTAATGCCATTGAACTCTAAGACTTGATTGTTTTTATTTTCAGTAATAACTCCGCCATTAAATGAAATCACATATTCTGCTGGTAAATCTGCTAACCCTAATTCGACTAAGGTATCTTGAACCGTTCGATAACCACGACCTGTTGCGATAACGAATTTGACACCTTTTTGTTGAGCTTGATGGATGGCTAATTTATTTTCTTTCGATACTTGTTTATCTTCACCAATGAGTGTTTCATCTAAATCACAAGCAATTAATTGATACATAAACGCATTCCTCCTAATTTGTTTCTTTCTCTATCATAAGCTGTGTAATGGATACCATGTCAAGTTTTATTTGTGTTATACTCAAGCTACTTATTTTAAACAAAGGAGTTGGATTTATGGAAGCTTTTCGTAAATTTATTCGGAAAAATCGTTTAACTTTTTTTATTGGTAACTTTATTGCCGCTATTTTTATTGTTGCCATAGCTGATTTAGTTTTTGGAAGTCAGCCTACTATCATCCAGACAGTAGTCTACGCTTTTGTCATAGCAACGGCATTTAGTATTTTTTATAAACCAGATCAAAAGGATAAATAATATAAGATTGTACATTTTTACTGTGGATTTATCCGCAGTTTTTTTATTTTTTCTACACAAAGGTACAAATTAAATTCTTAAGATTAGTGGATAATAGCCTTTGCAGAAGCAATAAAAAAATACATATGCTATACTAATAAAGTAGTTGTACATAGATAATTAAACAAATCAGGAGGGGAAAAAATGCAGAAAAAAGCAATGAAATTAGTGGTACTTGGCTTATTGTCTACTTCCGTGCTTAATATGTCTTTAAGTGTTTGGGCAGATGAGCTGGATAATAAAATCACTTCAAAAGAAACAAAAATTAATGAGGTTGCCCAACAAGAACAAAAAGTAGAGGCAGAATTGAAATCGGTCCAAACAGATATGGCAACAATAGAAAATACGGCGATTGAATTAGCAACAAAAGAAAAAGGGTTAAATCAAGATAAGCAACGGTTAAATGAAAATATTGAAAAATTAACGACAATCATCGATCAAAGAGAAGTTGAAATAGCTAATCAAGCTCGAGCAGCTCAAGTTAATGGCGATCCAGCTAATTATTTGCGAATGATTACAGAAGCTACTTCAATATCTGAAGTTTTAGGAAGAATTCATGCAGTCTGGACGCTAATTTCTGCAAATACATCTATTCTTAAAACACAAGAGCAAGACAAAAAATTGGTAGAAGCGAGCCAATTTGAAATTGATATGACCATTAAGAAACTAAATGAAACCATTTTAGCATCAGAGAAAAAGAAATCTGAGCTGCAAAATAAGCAATTGCAACAAGTTGTTTTACAAAGTGACTTAGCAGCAAGACGTAGTACAGAGGAAGAGCAAAAAAATAAATATATTGGCGAAAAAGAAGCGGCACAATTACAACAAGCTGAGAATGAGCGTTTGAAGAAAGTTGCAGATGAGCAAAAACTAGCTGAAGAAAAAGCTTTGGCTGCAGCAGCTAACAAAAAAACGGAGGATGAAAAAGTTCAAGCATCTAACCCGACGCCTGTTAGTGTCGTAGAACCAGAAAAACCTTTGGAAGTAACTCCGCCTGCACAACCTCAAGTACCAGCACCCACACCGGATCCTCCAACGGTTGGTTATAATGTACCAGCGTTATTAGCGGAGGCCCAGAAATGGATTGGAACACCTTATTCTTGGGGTGGTGGAAATACAAATGGTCCAAGTTTAGGGTTTGGGGAAGGTGCCAATACAGTCGGTTTTGATTGTTCAAGTTTTGTTCAATATGTCTTTGGGCGTTTGGGAATTGGCTTGCCACGAACTACCTATCAACAAGAATATCAAGGAACCTATTTAGAATTAAGTCAGCTTCAAGCTGGTGATTTAATCTTTTGGGGTGGTCGAGGATCGACCCATCATGTAGGGATTTATATGGGCGGGAACCAGTATATTCATGCACCTGAAACTGGTGACGTAGTGAAAACTTCGAGTGTTTCTTCCTATAATCCACCAAGTTTTGGTGTCCGTGTTCGATAAGATAAGCTCTAGCTAAAGTTATAAATCTATCAATGAACTAACCGAAAGACGGCTACTTACTTCTGATGACAAGTCAAAGGGAAGTAGCCCTATTTCTATTTGATACTGGAGGGGGAAAATGTTTATGGTGTATGCAGATTACCATGTTCATAGCGATTATAGTGATGATTCTTGGTATTTAATGGAAGATGTTGTAAAAGATGCCATTCAACTTGGTTTAGAAGAAATATGTTTTACTGATCATGTAGATTATGGCGTCAAACCAGATTGGCAGCCAGAAGATATATTTCAAATAGGAGCGAATAAAGAGGTTAAGAATGTTCACTATGACTTATATTTTTCTGAATTAGAAAGGTTGACCAAAAAATATGCAGATCAAATAAGAATAAAGACTGGCTTAGAATTTGGTATGCAAGTTCATACAATTGAGCCATTTGAAAAGCTTTACCACTCCCACTCTTTTGATTTTATTTTGCTATCAATCCATCAAATTGAAGATCAGGAATTTTGGTTAGGAGAGTTTCAAAAAGGACGTACTCATGAGGAAGTTTATGATTGTTATTATAATGAAATGTTGCAACTAGTGACTGCTTATCAAGATTATAGCGTACTCGCTCATATGGATTTAGTCAGACGTTATTTAGACAAGGAAGTTGATCTATTTCATTACAGTAAAGCTAAAATAGAAAAGATCCTTAAAATTGTGATTGCCAATAATAAAGGAATTGAACTAAATACCTCTTCGGAGCGCTATGAAATCAATGGTTTAACTCCTTCTATTGAAATTCTAAAACTGTATCATGAACTTGGTGGCAAGATTATTACAATCGGAAGTGATAGCCATAAGCCTGAACATTTAGCATGGAAAATCAAAGAATCGAAAGAATTGTTGAAAAGTATTGGTTATACACAGTTCTGTACCTTTGATAAGATGGAACCTATTTTTCATGATTTATAATAAAAAGCAGCTGAGAAATTTTCTCAGCTGCTTTTTTTTACGACTTAAAGCAATTCACCAAAGCGTTTAATATAGATTTTTTTCATAAAGGTTACTAAGGTTAGATAGGCGATAATCGTCAAGGCTAACCAACCAAAGAAGTTAAGTGGGAGTGGAACCATGCCCAAGTGAGCTCCTAAATTTGTATAAGGCAACACTGTTCCAACAGCAATTCCTAAACCTGTAACAGTGGTAACAATGAAAGATGCCCGACTTTGTAGGAACGGAACTTTTGGAGTCCGTAATGCATGAATGACTAATGTTTGAGACCAAAGGGATTCTACAAACCAACCAGCATTAAACAAAGCAGCAAAAATTAATTGTTTTTCAGGTGGAAGAGAGCTATAGCTTCCGCCTAAAACTTGTGGACAAATGACAAAGAACATTAACAGATATGTTGTAATATCAAAAACTGAACTTGTTGGACCAATCCATTTCATGAAAGATCCAATTGAAGAAGAATCCCATTTTCTAGGTTTTTCTAAATATTCTTTGTCGACATTATCCCAAGGAATTGAGATACATGAAATATCATAAATTAAATTTAAAAAGAGAACTTGAATCGGTAAGATTGGTAAGAATGGTAGAAAAGCACTTCCGACTAAAACAGAGAACATGTTACCAAAATTAGAGCTAGCTGTCATTTTAATATATTTAATGATATTTCCAAATATTTTACGACCAGAAATTAGCCCTTTTTCTAGAATTAATAAATCTTTTTCTAAAAGAATAACATCTGCTGATTCTTTAGCAATATCTACAGCTGTATCAACAGAGATTCCAACGTCAGCTTCTTTCATTGCAGAAGCATCGTTAATTCCATCACCCATGAAACCAACTGTATGGTCATTATTACGCAATGTTTTTACAATCCGTGTTTTTTGTTGCGGAGATAGTTTCACAAAAATATTGTTTTCTTCAACTACCGCAGTTAGCTGGGCATCATCAAGCGAATCGATATCAGTACCAAAAATAACATTTTTTACTTTAATCCCAACTTGTTTACAAACAGTTCGGGTGATTTTTTCGTTATCACCTGTCAGAATTTTTACAGCTACTCCATTTTTAGCTAAGGCTTCAAGTGCGGGTTTTGTTGTTTCTTTTGGTGGATCAAGGAAAGCTAGATAGCCCATCAGTACCATATCTGACTCATCTTTAACTGAAAATTCACCAATTGCTGCTGGATTCGTTTTTTGAGAGATAGCGATAACGCGTAAACCATCCTCATTTAGATCATCAACAGTTTTCAATATTTTATTTTTTAGAGTCTCAGTCAAAACGGTGACTTCGCCCATATATTCTACATGAGAAGAAATACTCAACATTTCTTCAACGGCACCTTTAGTAATCATTTGTGTTTTCCCGTCTTGGTTTCGAATCACGACACTCATCCGTCTGCGATTAAAATCAAAAGGAATTTCATCTATTTTTTCGTATTCATTAATGGGAATGTTTAATTCATTTTGACTTGCTTCGATAATCGCTAAATCCATTAAATTTTTAAGACCTGTTTGGTAATAGCTGTTGAAGAAAGCATGTTTTAGAAAACGATCATTTTCTTTACCTAAGACATCTAAATGGTACTCTAAGACAATTTTGTCTTGTGTTAATGTCCCTGTTTTATCGGTACAAAGCACATCAATTGCACCAAAATTTTGAATAGAATTGATATTTTTTATGATAGTTCCTTCTTTAGCCATAGAAAGAGTTCCTTTGACTAAGTTTGTTGTCACAATCATGGGCAACATTTCAGGTGTTAAGCCTACTGCGACTGATAAACCAAATAAGAAAGCTTCTAACCAATCGCCTTTTGTTAAACCGTTAATAATAAAGACAGCTGGTGCCATTAGCGCCATAAAACGAATCAATAACCAAGAAACAGAATTAATCCCTTTTTCAAAACTAGTATCACCTTTTTTTCTTGAAACATCATGGGCAATACGGCCAAATTGCGTATAAGGGCCGACTGCAATAACGATGCCCATTGCTGAACCACTCACAACATTGCTGCCCATAAAAGCTAAATTTTCATAGTCCATCACGTTGGAATTTTTTGTGTTCGGAGCTAAATCAATTTCATATTTTTCAACAGGATTACTTTCACCTGTCATGGCAGCTTGGCTAATAAATAAGTCTTTTGATTTCAAAATTCGGATATCAGCTGGTATCATATCTCCAGCTGATAGGTGAACGATATCCCCGCAAACTAATTCTTCCATTGGAATTTCAGTTTTCCCGCTAGTGCGTCTAGTTACTGTCGCAGTCACTTTAACCATGGTTCTTAGCTTTTCAGCTGCATTGGTTGAACGAACGGATTGAACAAAAGTTAATAAACCACTGATTGTCACCATTGTAACGATGATGATTACTCCTGTTAAATCTTTATCTGCTGGAGCAGCAATCCAATAATCCGTAACAAATGAGATGGCAGCAAGTAGTAATAAAACAAGTGTAAAAGGATTGATGAAAGCTCGTACAAGTTTAGCTGGAATGGATTCAGGTTTTTCATGCTGAATTTCATTGCTACCATATTTTTTACGCGTTGTTAGAACCTCATTTGTATTTAATCCATCTAGTGATGAACTAAAGTGATCGACCACCTTTTTACGATGAGAGGTTGCTGCAAATTTATAAATTTGATCGGTTACTTTATAGTTGATTGTTTTCTTTTTAGCCATTGAAATAGCCTCCTTTTTATAGACGATGAAACAAATTGTCCGTTGTCTCATCAAGAATGAATCGCAACTTAAATGAGCAACGATTATTTTTCTTTTCGTTTGATGAATAAATACCAAGTGATAAGTGCGGTTAGATAAAATCCCAAAATCCTAAAAATGGTTTCCATAATTTCAACCAACTTTCCTTAGGGAATAGAGCAATTTGAATGGAATTTAAGCAATAGAAAAAGCCTTTTGTTGCATGAAGGCGCAACAAAAGGCTCGTTAAATAAGAGTTACCTTCGTTGAGCTTTAGCACTATATAACGTAAAAAACGAACACATCGTTTTTAGCTACCTTATGGAAAGCCTTAATTCGACAATCCCTGTTCTACCCATTGGCATCTTTCGATATTTTTGGGCAGTAGCCTATGTTTATATAGGAGCCTCACCTAACAGTACCGATTTTAAATCGGCAAATATATAATTGTTTAATTGATTTAAAATGGTCAACTAATTATGTTGCTTGATTTATTGACTAGTCTATCATGCTAGAAAGCGAGGACTAAATAGCATGAGGCTAGCCTAATAAATTAAAAGCTCATAGCCAAGATAACTTCTCTTGTTTTTTAGCTGTTTTAAAATAAAAGTTTTTTGTTTGTTTATCATAGTAGTACAGTTGCTTTTGTCCGTTATCGGCTACATAAATAAAATATTTACATTTAGAAGTTTCGTAGCTTTTGATATTTTTAATTCCATAAAAACGAACAAAGCGCACAATTTCTTGTGTGTAATCCATATCTTTCACGTCCTAACTAATGGCACTTAGTTAGTTTTATTGATAGTCAAAAATTGGGAGGTTATCCCAACTTGATTCGCACTAGTGCCATCTTTATTTTGTTGTCGATCCAATTGTTTACCTCCACCAATCTGTTGACTTAAATTATCTTATCGAATTGTGTATGAAGCTAGCTGGGCATAAAAAAGCCCTCATCTAGGGTAGACGAGGGCAACAAAAATAAATCTACCACTCGTCGAGTTTTAGCACTATGCAACGTAAAAAGTATCATTCTACTTTTAGCCATCTTATGGAAAGCCTTAATCCGACAATCCCTGTTCTACCCATTGGCATCTTTCGATGTTTTTGGGCAATGGCCTATATTTGCATAGGAGCCTCACCTAACTGGTAACACTTTAATTAATCGTTCTGATGTATCAACGGGTTCATTGTAGCACCCTATTCAGAAAATGACAACCCCTAAAAATTAAGTGAACTGTCTGGAAAGTTGAATAACAAATCGTTTTAAAGCTGAAAAGATGATTAAATCAGCATTTATTTCCTTAATAGAAAATTAATTTTAAAACAAGAATAGAGTGGGACTTAATTCTAGAGATAAGAACTGACATTTATACTGTTAGAATTAAACAAGTTGGTTTTTTAAAGATTCATTAATTGTGAAAAATAAAATTTTAATGCGTTATTTTAAACGTGAATCTAACGAATTTAAGGCAGTGTTTTAATAAATTAAATCAGTCGCTAGGTAGGTTAGTTATAAGCTTATATCTATTGTTAATTAGAGTGTTTACCAGTCGAATTTGCTTGTTTTAATAGAGGCGGAATGTTAAAATGGGGGCGAATTCAAAAATGGGAGTGTAAATGTTTTTATTTGTTATTTTTATATAAAAAGGGGATGGGGTATGTGTATAATTTTTTAAATAATGAAGCGAATAGAAAGTTGAAGTTTATTGAAATACTCCATCGACAGGATGATTGGATCACCCTTTCTAAGATTGCAGAAGAGTTGGACTGTTCGGATAAAATATTACGCAGTGACATTAAGAAAATAAATATTGATTTTAGTCCATTTATGATTATTTCTTCACCAAATGGTGTGCTATTAGAATATCCTCACACTATCAATATTGAATATATTTACAGTAAAACGTTAAGAACTAGTATAGAATATCAAATTATAGAACATTTGTTTTTAAATCCGGGAATTACTATTACAGAATTATCGGAAATTCTCTATACTAGTGAGCCAGGTTTGAGAAGAAAAATCAAAGCATTATCTAGACAAACAGAGGAATCAGGTTTTAATATTGAGATTATAGATAGCCACTGCAACCTAGTAGGTGAAGAAGCACAGGTTCGTAATTTTTTAGTCTATTATTTTTTTGAGAAAATGTATTATGAGGATGCACCATTTAGCTCTACTGAACGTCAAGTAGTCGGGAAAATAATGGATTATTTTGAA
This Carnobacterium maltaromaticum DSM 20342 DNA region includes the following protein-coding sequences:
- a CDS encoding histidinol-phosphatase HisJ family protein, which encodes MVYADYHVHSDYSDDSWYLMEDVVKDAIQLGLEEICFTDHVDYGVKPDWQPEDIFQIGANKEVKNVHYDLYFSELERLTKKYADQIRIKTGLEFGMQVHTIEPFEKLYHSHSFDFILLSIHQIEDQEFWLGEFQKGRTHEEVYDCYYNEMLQLVTAYQDYSVLAHMDLVRRYLDKEVDLFHYSKAKIEKILKIVIANNKGIELNTSSERYEINGLTPSIEILKLYHELGGKIITIGSDSHKPEHLAWKIKESKELLKSIGYTQFCTFDKMEPIFHDL
- a CDS encoding oleate hydratase; translation: MSKKTIGLIAAGATVLGAAYGTKKLQEGKVQADEKKVDEEIKARYYGDKQVYFIGGGIGSLSGAAYLIRDANFAGKNIHIIEGMDILGGSNDGSGTMKDGFLCRGGRMLNEETYENFWELFASIPSLEMPNQSVTEEILNFDHLHPTHAQARLIDKDRTILDAHSMGFDNNDRALMTKLLAMPEDKLDNKTIEEWFGPHFFETNFWFMWQTTFAFQKWSSLFEFRRYMNRMMLEFSRIDTLEGVTRTRFNQYESLILPLKDYLDKHQVDFSMNKTVTDIDFKDGEGITAETLHFSDGSTIDLNAGDVVMMTNACMTDSTTEGDFNTPAPVPEERPISGELWYKIAQKKANLGNPEPFFAHESETNWQSFTVTNRGDELLKRIERFTGNIPGSGALMTFKDSNWLMSIVVAAQPHFKAQDANTTIFWGYGLYPDRIGDYVKKPMKECTGEEILYELICHLKWEEDWEDIKADVVNVIPCYMPYIDAQFQPRAMSDRPQVVPEGSTNFAMISQFVEIPKDMVFTEEYSVRAARIAVYTLFDINKKIIPVTPHNKDPKVLAKATQTMFR
- the mgtA gene encoding magnesium-translocating P-type ATPase, with the protein product MAKKKTINYKVTDQIYKFAATSHRKKVVDHFSSSLDGLNTNEVLTTRKKYGSNEIQHEKPESIPAKLVRAFINPFTLVLLLLAAISFVTDYWIAAPADKDLTGVIIIVTMVTISGLLTFVQSVRSTNAAEKLRTMVKVTATVTRRTSGKTEIPMEELVCGDIVHLSAGDMIPADIRILKSKDLFISQAAMTGESNPVEKYEIDLAPNTKNSNVMDYENLAFMGSNVVSGSAMGIVIAVGPYTQFGRIAHDVSRKKGDTSFEKGINSVSWLLIRFMALMAPAVFIINGLTKGDWLEAFLFGLSVAVGLTPEMLPMIVTTNLVKGTLSMAKEGTIIKNINSIQNFGAIDVLCTDKTGTLTQDKIVLEYHLDVLGKENDRFLKHAFFNSYYQTGLKNLMDLAIIEASQNELNIPINEYEKIDEIPFDFNRRRMSVVIRNQDGKTQMITKGAVEEMLSISSHVEYMGEVTVLTETLKNKILKTVDDLNEDGLRVIAISQKTNPAAIGEFSVKDESDMVLMGYLAFLDPPKETTKPALEALAKNGVAVKILTGDNEKITRTVCKQVGIKVKNVIFGTDIDSLDDAQLTAVVEENNIFVKLSPQQKTRIVKTLRNNDHTVGFMGDGINDASAMKEADVGISVDTAVDIAKESADVILLEKDLLILEKGLISGRKIFGNIIKYIKMTASSNFGNMFSVLVGSAFLPFLPILPIQVLFLNLIYDISCISIPWDNVDKEYLEKPRKWDSSSIGSFMKWIGPTSSVFDITTYLLMFFVICPQVLGGSYSSLPPEKQLIFAALFNAGWFVESLWSQTLVIHALRTPKVPFLQSRASFIVTTVTGLGIAVGTVLPYTNLGAHLGMVPLPLNFFGWLALTIIAYLTLVTFMKKIYIKRFGELL
- a CDS encoding Cof-type HAD-IIB family hydrolase, whose amino-acid sequence is MYQLIACDLDETLIGEDKQVSKENKLAIHQAQQKGVKFVIATGRGYRTVQDTLVELGLADLPAEYVISFNGGVITENKNNQVLEFNGITFEQGEQLFNFGLNYDVCMHIYTEDDVYIYNFHEEEKAYLNGRINNCIELIEPSIEFLRDIPLVKVLYQNLDKHYLEQIHADITPIVQDAFDISYSSNRYIEFNHQGVNKGSALLRLADRLGIPHNQTIAIGDNTNDLTMIKAAELGVSVQNGTPDVKKAANYIASETFREHAVAAVINKFVLK
- a CDS encoding NlpC/P60 family protein; this translates as MQKKAMKLVVLGLLSTSVLNMSLSVWADELDNKITSKETKINEVAQQEQKVEAELKSVQTDMATIENTAIELATKEKGLNQDKQRLNENIEKLTTIIDQREVEIANQARAAQVNGDPANYLRMITEATSISEVLGRIHAVWTLISANTSILKTQEQDKKLVEASQFEIDMTIKKLNETILASEKKKSELQNKQLQQVVLQSDLAARRSTEEEQKNKYIGEKEAAQLQQAENERLKKVADEQKLAEEKALAAAANKKTEDEKVQASNPTPVSVVEPEKPLEVTPPAQPQVPAPTPDPPTVGYNVPALLAEAQKWIGTPYSWGGGNTNGPSLGFGEGANTVGFDCSSFVQYVFGRLGIGLPRTTYQQEYQGTYLELSQLQAGDLIFWGGRGSTHHVGIYMGGNQYIHAPETGDVVKTSSVSSYNPPSFGVRVR